In Formosa haliotis, the sequence CTTCTAATTGCCTTCTAAATAGTACATCCTGATCTTCTTTTATATACCCTAACCGAAACGCAATTGTTGAACAAACAACACACTCATTGACAGAACCTATAGAAATTTGTATAAATCGATTAAATTGAGCATTTGTTCTACCTTGTCCTTCTGAGATATTCAAAGCGATAGAGATTGCTGCCCGTTGAAATTGTGAAGTTAATTGATAGGTTTCGTTTTTAGGAAATGTTTTGGTTACTACATATACGGCATCTACAAAATCTAAAGCCTTTTGATACACTTGTAAATCTTCAAATTTAAAATATGGATTCTTATCATTCATTTCCAAACATTTTTTAATTCACGCTAAAGACTAATATCTATCTACTACAGACATACGACTAAAGACTAACAACTACCAACTAAACCGTATCTACAAACTTCTTCTCGGTACTATTAAACACAATTAAACCAAATAAAAACACCAACACACTTACTACACTTACGTACACTAATTGCATAGTAGAAATGGTGCCAACACCTAACATAATATGCCTAAAGGCCTCGATAACAATCGTCATGGGGTTATACGCCACCAACCAAGAAATACTAGGTAATTTTTCTTGAAAAAAGGACAACGGATACATTACTGCCGAACCATACATAAGTAACTGCACCCCGAACTGTACTAAAAAAGTTAAATCGCGGTATTTAGTAGTCATAGAGGAAATAATCATTCCGAAACCTAAACCTAATAAGCCCATAATACCTACTAGGATGGGTAAAAGGACTAAGCTTATTTCGGGTCTAGCGGCATAGGCCTGCTCGGTAAATACAGTAAAGTATATATAAAAGCCTATAAATACGAGCATTTGTATACCGAATTTCACCAAGTTAGAGACCACTATTGACATGGGGATAATAACACGAGGGAAATACACCTTTCCGAAAATTGCTTGGTTTTTTGTAAACGTATCGCTGGTACCTGTAAGACAAGCCGAAAAATAATTCCATGCGGTAATCCCTGCGAGGTTAAACAAAAAAGCCGGCACACCAGGTTTAACAGGAATGGCTGCCAAGTTGTTAAAAATGACAGTAAATATAATTGAAGTAAATAACGGCTGAATAAAATACCACAACGGCCCTAAAATAGTCTGTTTATACACCGTAACGATATCGCGTTTCACGAATAAAAAGAGTAAATCTTTATACCTCCAGATCTCTTTAAAATTAAGATCGATAAGTTTCCGCTTGGGCGATATGGTATATAACCAAGGTAATTCTGGTTGGTTTGAAGGATTCAATAGCACTGGTTTTAGTAGCTGCTAATATAGGAAATCGGATTTAATCGTGAAATGTTTTATTTAGTCTTTAGAAAAGTGAGTACAGAGTATTGAGTATTGAGAATCGTGCTAACAAATACCTACTACAGACTAAAAACTACTCACGTTTCACGATTCACGGCTCAACTAACAACTAACAACTAAGAACTATTCATGAACTCCACCGTCATTACGAAGGAGGTACGACTGAAGTAATCTGTAACATTAGAACTCTGGTTCATAAGATTGCCGCGCTACGCTCGCAATGACGTTCTAACAACTAAAAACCAAGATCCAAGAACCAGGAGTAAAGATTAAAGAAGATTCACAAATAATAAAGTATAGAGTACAGAGTATTTAGTATTGAGAATCGTGTTAACAACTAATAACTACCTACTAACAACTAATGACTACCAACTATTCACGAACCCCTCCGTCATTACGAAGGAGGTACGACTGAAGTA encodes:
- a CDS encoding four helix bundle protein, with amino-acid sequence MNDKNPYFKFEDLQVYQKALDFVDAVYVVTKTFPKNETYQLTSQFQRAAISIALNISEGQGRTNAQFNRFIQISIGSVNECVVCSTIAFRLGYIKEDQDVLFRRQLEELSKMLSGLTKYLKK
- a CDS encoding ABC transporter permease, yielding MNPSNQPELPWLYTISPKRKLIDLNFKEIWRYKDLLFLFVKRDIVTVYKQTILGPLWYFIQPLFTSIIFTVIFNNLAAIPVKPGVPAFLFNLAGITAWNYFSACLTGTSDTFTKNQAIFGKVYFPRVIIPMSIVVSNLVKFGIQMLVFIGFYIYFTVFTEQAYAARPEISLVLLPILVGIMGLLGLGFGMIISSMTTKYRDLTFLVQFGVQLLMYGSAVMYPLSFFQEKLPSISWLVAYNPMTIVIEAFRHIMLGVGTISTMQLVYVSVVSVLVFLFGLIVFNSTEKKFVDTV